The window TTGAGTATGGGGTGCAGAGTTTTGCGGGCTCCGGTTTTCATTCCCGCTTCACCGGCGCAACGCGCCGGTCAATTGCTCAGGATGACAAGGGGCGGACTTTTCTCCGCCATCATCTCTACCCCGGGTTTGGGCAACAACCCGCTCGGTTTACCCTAAACCATGTCCTCGTTCCCTCATGACCGTCGGTGAGCGGTGATCGTTGCGACGCCGAGTACGTTCAGAAAGGGGAGGTCGCCTCGTGGAGCGAAGTTCGATAGACCAGCCTCACGAGACCGTCGTGATTCCACGTCTCGAAGAGCGTTTCGAGCTCCTCACGCAGTGTGGCCGCGAGAGGGCCGGTCTTCGGGAGATAGGAGATGCTGCGGGTCCGGCCGAGCAGATGCTCGAGGTCCATCGGCTGCGCGGATTCGAAAATCGTCTGTTCGTAATTGGACAGGCGCCGATCCTTCTCCATGGCCGCCGCGGCTTCGACCCGCGCCTCGGCGGGATGATGATTGGAGATTCTCCGGACGAGCTCGCCGTAAGCCCGGGTGAATTCGTCCCGCTCGTCCCGCTCGTTCCAGATCGCCGCGATCCGCCGGCCCGGCTGAAGAATGCGGATCATCTCGCGAATGGCTGGTTCCGGATCGAACCAGTGGAAGGCCTGGAACGCCGTCACGAGCTCCATCGATCCTTCTTCGATTCCGGTCACTTCGGCCGTCCCCTCGACCCACATCACGCTGGGATGAGGCTGAGCGGCATGGCGCATCGCCGCATTCGGTTCCACCGCCATCACGCGCACCCCCCGGTCCGCCATCGCGCACGCCGAGATTCCCGTTCCTGCACCGAGGTCGGCCGCCGTTCGCGGCTCGTCGCGCAACAGTCGATCGAAGAGTTCATCGGGGTAGCCGGGGCGAAACTTCTGATAGTCGTGGGCGAGCCCGTCGAATCGTGAGGTCGGATCCATCTGCCACAGCTCGTTCATTGGCGCTTTTCCATCGCCCGGGTCGCGAGCCATTCGACGACGAGCCGCTCGGCCCAGAAATCGGGTCTCATGATACGCCCGCCGACGAACCCGAGATGACCCCCCCGATCGGTCACGCGGAGATCGAGCGAGGGGTACGCCTCGCGCCGGACGTCATCGATCACGTCGTGGGGGAGGAAAGGATCGTCTCTGGAGCTGATCGCCAGAACGGGGGTCCGGATCGCGCGGACGAAGCGGACCGAGCTGCACTCGTCCCAGTAGTGCTCGGCGTTCTCGAACCCGTGGATCGGTGCTGTGGCGGAGTCGTCGATCTCCCGGAACGTCCGTGCCCTTTCGAGCCGCTCGAGGTCGATCACG is drawn from Acidobacteriota bacterium and contains these coding sequences:
- a CDS encoding class I SAM-dependent methyltransferase, whose amino-acid sequence is MNELWQMDPTSRFDGLAHDYQKFRPGYPDELFDRLLRDEPRTAADLGAGTGISACAMADRGVRVMAVEPNAAMRHAAQPHPSVMWVEGTAEVTGIEEGSMELVTAFQAFHWFDPEPAIREMIRILQPGRRIAAIWNERDERDEFTRAYGELVRRISNHHPAEARVEAAAAMEKDRRLSNYEQTIFESAQPMDLEHLLGRTRSISYLPKTGPLAATLREELETLFETWNHDGLVRLVYRTSLHEATSPF